A single window of Arcobacter sp. CECT 8983 DNA harbors:
- a CDS encoding amino acid ABC transporter ATP-binding protein: protein MIEMNNVNKWYGDFHVLKDVNLKVKKGERIVICGPSGSGKSTTIRCMNRLEQFQEGQIVINGLELTEDVKRIREIRTHVGMVFQHFNLFPHLSILENLILAPTWVSKKPRNEAIKTAMHYLERVKIAEQAHKYPNQLSGGQQQRVAIARCLCNNPEIMLFDEPTSALDPEMIGEVLDVMVELAEEGITMVCVTHEMGFAKKVADRVIFMDAGQIVEENTPSEFFENPQSDRLKLFLEQILDH from the coding sequence ATGATAGAAATGAATAATGTAAATAAGTGGTATGGTGATTTCCACGTTTTAAAAGATGTTAATTTAAAAGTAAAAAAAGGTGAAAGAATCGTAATTTGTGGTCCTTCTGGTTCTGGTAAATCTACAACTATTAGATGTATGAATAGACTTGAACAATTTCAAGAAGGTCAAATAGTTATAAATGGTTTAGAATTAACTGAAGATGTAAAAAGAATTAGAGAGATTAGAACTCATGTGGGAATGGTTTTCCAACACTTTAATCTATTCCCTCATTTATCAATCCTAGAAAATCTAATTCTTGCTCCAACTTGGGTATCTAAAAAACCTAGAAATGAAGCTATTAAAACTGCAATGCACTATCTTGAAAGAGTAAAAATTGCAGAGCAAGCTCACAAATACCCTAATCAATTATCAGGGGGTCAACAACAGCGTGTTGCAATTGCAAGATGTCTTTGTAATAACCCAGAGATAATGCTTTTTGATGAGCCTACTTCAGCACTAGATCCTGAAATGATTGGAGAAGTTCTTGATGTAATGGTTGAACTTGCAGAAGAAGGAATTACAATGGTTTGTGTTACTCATGAGATGGGGTTTGCAAAAAAAGTTGCAGATAGAGTTATCTTTATGGATGCAGGACAAATTGTAGAAGAAAATACTCCATCAGAATTCTTTGAAAATCCACAATCAGATAGATTAAAACTATTCTTAGAACAAATTTTAGATCATTAA
- a CDS encoding LysE family translocator: protein MFDLLNLTLLAVFIPTFFVVSITPGMCMTLALSMGMSIGLKKTFFMMYGELIGVGLVASTSVIGVATIMLKYPTIFLVLKYGGGAYLAYLGIQMWMSKGKMAVSLEECSFNISRKNLALQGFLTAIANPKGWAFFIALLPPFIDKNLDLAPQLSVLLLIILLLEFMCLVIYASGGTTLRKLLQNSNNVKLINKVAGTMMIGIGIWLASS, encoded by the coding sequence GTGTTTGATTTATTAAACTTAACTCTTTTAGCAGTATTTATTCCAACATTTTTTGTAGTGTCAATAACCCCTGGTATGTGTATGACTCTTGCTTTAAGTATGGGAATGAGTATAGGATTGAAAAAGACATTTTTTATGATGTATGGAGAACTTATTGGAGTAGGTTTAGTTGCAAGTACTTCTGTTATAGGAGTTGCAACTATAATGTTAAAGTATCCAACTATTTTTTTAGTCTTAAAGTATGGTGGTGGAGCTTATCTAGCATATTTAGGTATTCAAATGTGGATGTCTAAGGGAAAAATGGCAGTAAGTTTAGAAGAGTGTTCTTTTAATATTTCAAGAAAGAACTTAGCATTACAAGGTTTTTTAACAGCAATAGCAAACCCTAAAGGATGGGCATTTTTTATTGCCTTACTTCCTCCTTTTATTGATAAGAATCTAGATTTGGCTCCACAACTTTCAGTTTTATTATTGATAATTTTATTATTAGAATTTATGTGTTTAGTTATTTATGCAAGTGGTGGAACAACACTTAGAAAGCTTTTACAAAATAGTAATAATGTAAAACTAATCAATAAAGTAGCAGGAACTATGATGATAGGAATAGGTATTTGGTTAGCTTCAAGCTAA
- a CDS encoding glycosyl transferase has protein sequence MNFFKYIKAVGTGPKSNKDLTKEEIIEAIQGILEQKCESEQAAAFLMLLRVKLESQEELAGCLQAFDKYIKRENIPESIELGFSYDGKTKQPYLFPLYGKILKEFFEKNNHIKPLDIVISGDFCQPAKEGITVKDIATNIELEDNIHFFDRKDYFKELSDLTELRKKLYMRTIFNTTEKLLNPANSKYAITSAFHKPYVEKYTKLFASNYENLLILKGNEGTTEVFSNFKYWVNENGKIEEKSMDLKQLDINYARKFENISLEQALAFIENPDKETIKLAKLNVAILLFAANRVDSINEAYNMLTEEKKGFLSFFKNLFS, from the coding sequence ATGAATTTTTTTAAATATATTAAAGCAGTTGGAACAGGACCAAAATCAAATAAAGATTTAACAAAAGAAGAGATAATTGAAGCTATTCAAGGGATACTTGAACAAAAATGTGAAAGTGAACAAGCAGCTGCATTTTTGATGCTATTAAGAGTTAAACTAGAAAGCCAAGAAGAGTTAGCAGGTTGTTTACAAGCTTTTGATAAATATATAAAAAGAGAGAATATCCCAGAATCAATTGAGCTTGGTTTTTCATATGATGGAAAAACTAAACAACCATACCTTTTCCCTTTATATGGGAAAATATTAAAAGAGTTTTTTGAAAAAAATAATCATATAAAACCACTGGATATTGTAATTAGTGGAGATTTTTGTCAACCTGCAAAAGAAGGGATTACTGTAAAAGATATTGCTACTAATATTGAGTTAGAAGATAATATTCACTTCTTTGATAGAAAAGATTATTTTAAAGAGTTATCTGATTTAACAGAACTTAGAAAAAAACTTTATATGAGAACAATATTTAACACAACAGAAAAACTATTAAATCCTGCAAATTCAAAGTATGCAATAACGTCAGCTTTTCATAAACCTTATGTTGAAAAATACACTAAACTTTTTGCAAGTAATTATGAGAATCTTCTGATTTTAAAAGGAAATGAAGGAACAACAGAGGTTTTCTCAAACTTTAAATATTGGGTAAATGAAAATGGAAAGATAGAAGAGAAGAGTATGGATTTAAAACAGTTAGATATTAACTACGCTAGAAAGTTTGAAAATATCTCTTTAGAACAAGCTTTAGCCTTTATTGAAAATCCTGATAAAGAAACAATTAAGTTAGCAAAACTAAATGTTGCAATTTTACTTTTTGCAGCTAATAGAGTAGACTCAATCAATGAAGCATATAACATGTTAACAGAAGAGAAAAAAGGATTTTTAAGCTTCTTTAAAAATTTATTTTCGTAA
- a CDS encoding EAL domain-containing protein has protein sequence MVNKFQLEDLLNKAKEIKVLYVEDDDEVRLNIAKLLETIFPTVILTENGQTALDIFKNDSTIDLIITDINMPVMNGISFIKEARKINFNIPSIIITAQNDRELINEAIIAGIDGFILKPLELDQLYNALLNVINKCNLIKENENNLAILNQYKDITNKSSIISKTDPYGMITYVNDNFCEISGYTEVELVGRPHNIVRHPDNPKELFANLWRTIKIEKKPWTGIIKNLTKEGKSYFVKSTIKPIFDNRGEIVEYMALRDDITQIMSEKKQLIASLESCNKSFLALIQIENFDILDKFYDTRSVEKIETTLANAIVALLPKDGQVFEKIYKLGDGLFALSCDYTRLDKAQKKIENILSELIINTKQETIDLDNIEYDISIVVSYCIGEKNLFENAKYGIERAVESNMNLIFANNLVDEAQKNAQKNIETIHMVKKALDNFKIISYFQPIIDNKTKQTIKYESLVRLINEEGETVSPFFFLDVSKKGAYYTKITNRVIESSFNVLDHIEHNVSINLSVLDIENNAIRNKLIELVSKDKYKGRVTFELLEDENIKDFNTVKNFISDVKKVGDVKIAIDDFGSGYSNFERLLEYTPDILKIDGSLIKNIETDNFSRNLVETIVTFAKKQNIKTIAEYVENEEIYNILNEIGVDYSQGYYFGKPERLI, from the coding sequence ATGGTTAATAAATTCCAGTTAGAAGATTTGCTAAATAAAGCTAAAGAAATAAAAGTTTTATATGTTGAAGATGATGATGAAGTCAGATTAAATATTGCAAAACTTTTAGAGACAATTTTTCCAACTGTAATATTAACTGAGAATGGACAAACTGCTTTAGATATTTTTAAAAATGATTCAACTATTGATTTAATAATTACAGATATAAATATGCCTGTAATGAATGGTATTAGTTTTATAAAAGAAGCAAGAAAAATCAACTTTAATATTCCATCAATTATAATTACTGCACAAAATGATAGAGAACTTATAAATGAAGCAATTATTGCAGGAATTGATGGTTTTATTTTAAAACCCCTTGAGCTAGATCAACTTTATAATGCACTTTTAAATGTAATTAATAAATGTAATCTTATTAAAGAAAATGAAAATAATCTTGCAATTTTAAATCAATATAAAGATATTACAAATAAAAGTTCAATTATTTCAAAAACTGACCCCTATGGTATGATAACCTATGTAAATGATAACTTCTGTGAAATTTCAGGTTATACAGAAGTTGAACTTGTTGGAAGACCTCATAATATTGTAAGACATCCAGATAATCCAAAAGAACTTTTTGCAAACTTATGGCGAACCATAAAAATAGAAAAAAAGCCTTGGACAGGAATCATTAAAAATCTTACAAAAGAAGGTAAAAGCTATTTTGTAAAATCTACTATAAAACCAATTTTTGATAACAGAGGTGAAATAGTTGAATATATGGCTTTAAGGGATGATATTACTCAAATAATGAGTGAAAAGAAGCAGTTAATTGCTTCTTTAGAGTCTTGCAACAAATCATTTTTAGCTCTTATTCAAATAGAAAACTTTGATATTTTAGATAAATTTTATGATACAAGAAGTGTAGAAAAAATAGAAACAACTCTAGCAAATGCAATTGTTGCATTACTTCCAAAAGATGGACAAGTTTTTGAAAAAATTTATAAACTTGGAGATGGATTATTTGCTCTTAGTTGTGATTATACAAGATTGGATAAAGCTCAAAAGAAAATAGAAAATATTTTAAGTGAACTAATTATAAATACAAAACAAGAAACAATTGATCTTGATAATATTGAGTATGACATCTCAATTGTAGTAAGCTATTGTATTGGTGAAAAAAACCTATTTGAAAATGCAAAATATGGTATAGAAAGAGCAGTTGAGAGCAATATGAATTTAATTTTTGCTAATAATCTAGTAGATGAAGCTCAAAAAAATGCTCAAAAAAATATTGAAACAATTCATATGGTAAAAAAAGCCCTTGATAACTTCAAAATTATCTCATATTTTCAACCAATTATTGATAATAAAACAAAACAAACGATTAAATATGAATCTCTTGTAAGACTTATAAATGAAGAAGGTGAAACTGTATCACCGTTTTTCTTCCTTGATGTATCTAAAAAAGGTGCTTACTATACAAAAATCACAAATAGAGTAATTGAGAGTTCTTTTAATGTTTTAGATCACATAGAACATAATGTAAGTATTAATCTTTCTGTTTTGGATATTGAAAATAATGCAATTAGAAATAAACTAATAGAATTAGTTTCAAAAGATAAATATAAAGGTAGAGTAACCTTTGAATTACTTGAAGATGAGAATATTAAAGATTTTAATACTGTTAAAAACTTTATTTCTGATGTTAAAAAAGTAGGAGATGTAAAAATTGCCATTGATGACTTTGGAAGCGGATACTCTAACTTTGAAAGACTTTTAGAATATACTCCAGATATTTTAAAAATTGATGGAAGTTTAATAAAAAACATTGAAACTGATAACTTTAGTAGAAATCTTGTAGAAACTATTGTAACTTTTGCTAAAAAACAAAATATTAAAACAATTGCAGAATACGTAGAAAATGAAGAGATATATAATATTCTAAACGAAATTGGAGTTGATTATTCTCAAGGTTACTATTTTGGTAAACCAGAAAGATTAATTTAA
- the serS gene encoding serine--tRNA ligase, translating to MIDVRELQKDFETMATALTRKGVEQEILDNLKELAQDAKAKRQEMENVTAEQNKLSKEFGRYKKEGLDIAPLQASINELKSKKQSLEDEVRVLEEKLTSIALGVPNLPDANVPDGADEEENVVLETIGEKPNFSFEPKEHWDLDNGWLDFERGVKLAKSRFSAIKGQGARLERALINYMLDFNRQRGFEEWYVPFMANSNTLQGTGQLPKFEDDLFKIEGEDLYLIPTAEVSLTNLYNDEILPAEELPLMLTSYTPCFRKEAGSAGRDTRGLIRQHQFDKVEMVAITKQEESDEVFEKMVSCASDLLTSLGLAHQKVQLCTGDLGFSAATTIDLEVWLPGQNKYREISSISNTREFQARRAKIRYKDGKKNILAHTLNGSSLAVGRTLLAIMENYQQEDGTVAIPEVLKKYM from the coding sequence ATGATTGATGTAAGAGAACTACAAAAAGATTTTGAAACTATGGCAACTGCACTTACTAGAAAAGGTGTAGAGCAAGAGATTTTAGATAATTTAAAAGAGTTAGCACAAGATGCTAAAGCAAAAAGACAAGAAATGGAAAATGTTACTGCTGAGCAAAATAAATTATCTAAAGAGTTTGGTAGATACAAAAAAGAAGGTCTTGATATTGCACCTTTACAAGCTTCAATTAATGAATTAAAATCTAAAAAACAATCACTAGAAGATGAAGTAAGAGTTTTAGAAGAGAAGTTAACTTCTATTGCCCTTGGTGTTCCAAATCTTCCAGATGCAAATGTTCCAGATGGAGCAGATGAAGAAGAAAATGTTGTATTAGAAACTATTGGTGAAAAACCAAACTTTTCTTTTGAACCAAAAGAACATTGGGATTTAGATAATGGTTGGTTAGATTTTGAAAGAGGTGTAAAGTTAGCTAAATCAAGATTTTCTGCAATAAAAGGGCAGGGTGCAAGACTTGAGCGAGCACTTATTAATTATATGCTTGATTTTAATAGACAAAGAGGTTTTGAAGAGTGGTATGTTCCTTTTATGGCAAACTCTAATACACTTCAAGGAACAGGTCAACTTCCAAAATTTGAAGATGATTTATTTAAAATCGAAGGTGAAGATTTATATTTAATTCCTACAGCAGAAGTAAGTTTAACAAACCTTTACAACGATGAAATCTTGCCAGCAGAAGAGTTACCTTTAATGTTAACTTCTTATACTCCTTGTTTTAGAAAAGAAGCTGGAAGTGCAGGAAGAGATACAAGAGGATTAATCAGACAACACCAATTTGACAAAGTTGAGATGGTTGCAATTACAAAACAAGAAGAGTCAGATGAAGTATTTGAAAAGATGGTTTCTTGTGCAAGTGATTTATTAACTTCTTTAGGACTTGCTCATCAAAAAGTACAACTGTGTACAGGTGATTTAGGTTTTAGTGCAGCTACAACTATTGATTTAGAAGTATGGTTACCTGGTCAAAACAAATATAGAGAAATCTCTTCTATTTCAAATACAAGAGAATTCCAAGCAAGACGTGCAAAAATCAGATATAAAGATGGGAAGAAAAATATTTTAGCTCATACATTAAATGGTTCAAGTTTAGCTGTTGGAAGAACTCTTTTAGCTATTATGGAAAACTATCAACAAGAAGATGGAACAGTAGCAATTCCTGAGGTTTTAAAGAAATATATGTAG
- a CDS encoding response regulator transcription factor produces the protein MSNNPLKNLKLLYVEDEANVRKYALSYFNRIFETTLVAKSALEALNIFKSEKPHIIVTDIKMEEMSGLELLKKIRQEDKKCQIVVLSAFLDTKYLLEAIELNLVKYLTKPIKHEDIYPVLLKCANNLRELDSDSISFSHECYFKIKEKVLINKNEEIKLSNNERTLLELLCINKDRIVSYEEIENIIWYDSIMSENALRTLVKKLRKKLPKDSLINISKLGYKIRCL, from the coding sequence ATGAGTAATAATCCTTTAAAAAATTTAAAACTGTTATATGTAGAAGATGAGGCAAATGTAAGAAAATATGCTTTATCATATTTTAATAGAATTTTTGAAACAACGCTTGTTGCAAAGAGTGCCTTAGAAGCTTTAAATATTTTCAAAAGTGAAAAACCCCATATTATTGTTACAGATATAAAAATGGAAGAGATGTCAGGACTTGAACTTTTGAAAAAAATAAGACAAGAAGACAAAAAATGTCAAATAGTTGTTTTATCAGCATTTTTAGATACTAAATATTTACTTGAAGCAATTGAACTAAATCTTGTAAAATATTTAACAAAGCCTATCAAACATGAGGATATCTACCCTGTTTTACTTAAATGTGCTAATAATTTAAGAGAATTAGATTCAGACTCTATTTCTTTTTCACATGAGTGCTATTTTAAAATAAAAGAAAAGGTATTGATAAATAAAAATGAAGAAATAAAGTTATCAAATAATGAACGCACATTATTAGAACTACTTTGTATAAATAAAGATAGAATAGTTAGTTATGAAGAGATAGAAAATATTATTTGGTATGACTCGATTATGAGTGAAAATGCATTAAGAACATTAGTTAAAAAACTAAGAAAAAAACTTCCTAAAGATAGCTTAATAAATATTTCAAAACTAGGATATAAAATTAGATGTCTTTAG
- a CDS encoding HAMP domain-containing sensor histidine kinase: protein MSLGRFCFILLLFFSNLKASYLRDLNIEILLKNQKEAYQNISSKILKKEKFKNYSIKLILDNEEFLHKQYYIKFRCNKEELINSNIKYNIEKDGIIFKINKNSPNEIYFEFKSKKEKTLDINIVVISQFEYEVLSKHVETIMGISYGIIFCAFLYSFIIYLNTKIKSVLFYSYLQISILSILIFRNYMNTHLAYSYIENVLDFALKDITIIAIILFSKEVLSFNKYKKYIRAIFDILIFLNLMDILLIFIFEDTVLYEIISIPLLIAVLISFSIISYFQGFKESIYFILGWVLILLCLLIEQYQLVDINDNLILAIGLPLESLILSSYLGYKLKLMIKEKREKEKLFIQQNKLASMGEMLNNIAHQWRQPLANLSFINMDLQLAIQNNDLNKKYLYQIIEDSTKQIDFMSNTLDDFKGFYQPNKKRQKFLLSNTVKKAINIINPSLESIKLSFEIKKDKELNSYENEYIQVILNILTNAKDALLESKKSHPQIKIELSQTEDKKSSLKISDNAYGIEKKIINKIFEPYFSTKNKNSGIGLYMSKIIVQSHLKGEISLESSKEGTSFYIVI, encoded by the coding sequence ATGTCTTTAGGTAGATTTTGTTTTATATTACTACTATTTTTTTCAAATTTAAAAGCCTCTTATCTACGTGATTTAAATATTGAAATATTACTAAAAAATCAAAAAGAAGCATATCAAAATATTTCATCAAAGATTCTAAAAAAAGAAAAATTTAAAAACTATTCAATCAAGCTAATTTTAGATAATGAAGAGTTTTTACATAAACAATATTACATAAAATTTAGATGTAATAAAGAAGAATTAATTAATAGTAATATTAAATACAATATTGAAAAAGACGGAATTATTTTCAAGATAAATAAAAATTCACCTAATGAAATCTATTTTGAATTTAAATCAAAAAAAGAAAAAACACTTGATATTAATATTGTTGTTATTTCACAATTTGAATATGAAGTACTCTCAAAACACGTAGAAACAATTATGGGTATTTCCTATGGTATTATCTTTTGTGCATTTTTATATAGTTTTATTATCTATTTAAACACTAAAATTAAATCTGTTTTATTTTATTCATATTTACAGATTTCTATTCTTTCAATTTTGATTTTTAGAAACTATATGAATACTCATCTTGCATATAGCTATATAGAAAATGTCTTAGATTTTGCATTAAAAGATATCACTATTATTGCTATAATTTTATTTTCAAAAGAAGTTCTCTCATTTAACAAATACAAAAAATATATAAGGGCTATATTTGATATTCTAATATTTTTAAATTTAATGGATATTCTTCTTATTTTTATTTTTGAAGATACTGTCTTATATGAAATAATATCTATTCCATTGTTAATTGCAGTCTTGATTTCATTTAGTATTATTTCTTATTTTCAAGGTTTTAAAGAATCTATATATTTTATTTTAGGTTGGGTTTTAATTCTACTTTGCCTTCTTATTGAGCAATATCAGTTAGTTGATATAAATGATAATCTAATTTTAGCTATTGGGCTACCTTTAGAATCTTTAATTTTAAGTAGTTATTTAGGCTATAAATTGAAGCTTATGATAAAAGAAAAAAGAGAAAAAGAAAAACTTTTTATACAACAAAACAAGTTAGCTTCTATGGGAGAAATGCTAAATAATATTGCCCATCAATGGAGACAACCTCTTGCAAATCTATCCTTTATAAACATGGATTTACAACTAGCTATACAAAATAATGATTTAAATAAGAAATATCTATATCAAATAATAGAAGACTCTACAAAACAGATTGATTTTATGTCTAATACATTAGATGATTTTAAAGGTTTTTATCAACCCAATAAAAAAAGACAAAAATTTCTACTTAGCAATACAGTTAAAAAAGCAATAAATATTATAAATCCAAGTTTAGAATCTATAAAACTATCTTTTGAAATAAAAAAAGATAAAGAACTAAATTCATATGAAAATGAATATATTCAAGTTATTTTAAATATCTTAACTAACGCAAAAGATGCTCTTTTAGAATCAAAAAAAAGTCATCCCCAAATAAAAATTGAGCTTAGCCAAACAGAAGATAAAAAGAGTAGCTTAAAAATTAGTGATAATGCTTATGGAATTGAAAAAAAGATTATAAATAAAATATTTGAACCTTATTTTTCTACAAAAAATAAAAATAGTGGTATTGGACTTTATATGTCAAAAATAATAGTTCAATCCCATTTAAAAGGTGAAATAAGCCTGGAAAGTTCTAAAGAAGGTACTTCGTTTTATATAGTTATATAA
- a CDS encoding TonB-dependent receptor, which translates to MKLSKFTSVCLATISLTTVLNATEKLNEITIMGDKLDRSLQESTSSIQVFDSKLLENNTNYEDLSGVINQSANVQSTGWGYKIRGIDSYDTNTGIGTTNFTLDGAPLSFFSISADTLTTWDMEQVEILRGPQSTSQGRNSLAGAVVLKTKDPEFNHKGKGRISYGSYNSQSLSLMQTGPITENLAFRLTAQRKGSDGYLENKNLNEDDFSENRSLNLRGKLLYLIGDDSQVLFTTSHTNKNDNGNTLVTGDPEKRINIWNTDGYYQTKVNTHSLEYKTYLNEKWDFKAITTFTDTDHDRKTDRDEDRGLSTIDMENENKDFTQEFRVDYKGDKLKASIGLYYANGKNDRTYNITDADASSLFAGLKIKYDQSTYEEFHNYALFLNSDYQLTDKLTIITGLRADRDKRENTSDLAIKRSVDLGAGINGVVDNAINNLVGPGNDKAESKLDNILPKIGFNYKLTENINTGFTYSKGYRPGGVSVNPVQGSSKQYDAEFTNNYELSFKSKWLDDALIANANIFYTKWEDRQLSVSGNSGLAEDEYIENAGESELKGLELEATYYINPKFRLNTSLGYIDTEYKKYENNGTNYAGNEFAQTPNFTANTGVYWENDQNVYLATNLRYSGSSYANSENTLKVSPYTVVDTKIGYKQKDWEISLFANNLFDKTYYTDKQKSGSNYRYRVGAPRVVGINFEYKW; encoded by the coding sequence ATGAAATTAAGCAAATTCACATCTGTTTGTTTAGCAACTATTAGTTTAACAACAGTTCTAAATGCAACAGAAAAACTAAATGAAATAACGATTATGGGAGATAAACTTGATAGAAGTTTACAGGAAAGTACCTCAAGTATTCAGGTATTTGACAGCAAGCTTTTAGAAAACAATACAAACTATGAAGACCTTTCAGGTGTAATCAATCAAAGTGCAAATGTACAATCTACAGGCTGGGGATATAAAATTAGAGGAATTGATTCATATGATACAAACACAGGTATTGGAACAACAAACTTTACATTAGATGGAGCACCACTTAGTTTTTTTTCCATTTCTGCTGATACTTTAACAACTTGGGATATGGAACAAGTTGAAATATTAAGAGGACCTCAATCAACTTCACAAGGAAGAAACTCGCTTGCAGGAGCAGTAGTTTTAAAAACAAAAGATCCAGAATTTAATCATAAAGGAAAGGGAAGAATATCATATGGCTCATACAATTCACAATCCCTTTCATTAATGCAAACAGGACCAATTACAGAAAACTTAGCTTTTAGATTAACTGCTCAAAGAAAAGGAAGTGATGGATATCTTGAAAATAAGAATTTAAATGAAGATGATTTTTCAGAAAATAGAAGTTTAAACTTAAGAGGAAAACTTCTTTATTTAATTGGTGATGATAGTCAAGTACTATTTACAACTTCACATACAAATAAAAATGATAATGGTAATACTTTAGTTACAGGTGATCCAGAAAAAAGAATCAATATTTGGAATACTGATGGATATTATCAAACAAAAGTTAATACTCATTCCTTAGAATACAAAACATATTTAAATGAAAAATGGGATTTCAAAGCTATTACAACTTTTACTGATACTGACCACGATAGAAAAACAGATAGAGATGAAGACCGTGGTTTATCAACTATTGATATGGAAAATGAAAATAAAGATTTTACTCAAGAATTTAGAGTAGATTATAAAGGTGATAAACTAAAAGCAAGTATTGGACTATATTATGCAAATGGGAAAAATGACAGAACTTATAATATTACAGATGCAGATGCTAGTAGTCTTTTTGCAGGATTAAAAATAAAATATGATCAATCTACATATGAAGAGTTTCATAACTATGCACTGTTTTTAAATTCAGACTATCAATTAACTGATAAGTTAACAATTATAACAGGATTAAGAGCAGATAGAGATAAAAGAGAAAATACTTCAGATTTAGCTATTAAAAGAAGCGTAGATTTAGGTGCTGGTATAAATGGTGTTGTAGATAATGCAATTAATAACCTTGTTGGTCCAGGTAATGATAAAGCTGAGAGTAAACTTGATAATATCCTTCCAAAAATAGGATTTAACTATAAATTAACTGAAAATATTAATACTGGATTTACATATTCTAAAGGGTATAGACCTGGGGGAGTTTCTGTTAACCCAGTGCAAGGTAGTTCAAAACAGTATGATGCAGAGTTTACAAATAATTATGAATTATCATTTAAAAGTAAATGGTTAGATGATGCTTTAATTGCTAATGCAAATATCTTCTATACTAAATGGGAAGATAGACAATTAAGTGTTTCTGGAAACTCTGGACTTGCAGAAGATGAATATATTGAAAATGCAGGAGAATCAGAACTAAAAGGTTTAGAACTTGAAGCTACTTACTATATAAATCCTAAATTTAGATTAAATACAAGTCTAGGATATATTGACACTGAATACAAAAAATATGAAAACAATGGAACAAATTATGCAGGCAATGAGTTTGCACAAACACCAAACTTTACAGCTAATACGGGAGTATATTGGGAAAATGATCAAAATGTTTATTTAGCAACAAACTTAAGATATTCAGGGAGTTCATATGCTAATAGTGAAAATACATTAAAAGTTAGCCCTTATACAGTTGTTGATACAAAAATTGGTTATAAACAAAAAGATTGGGAAATCTCTTTATTTGCAAATAATCTATTTGATAAAACATACTATACAGATAAGCAAAAATCAGGTTCTAACTATAGATATAGAGTAGGAGCTCCAAGAGTAGTTGGTATTAACTTTGAATATAAATGGTGA